A region of Pyxidicoccus parkwaysis DNA encodes the following proteins:
- a CDS encoding CIA30 family protein codes for MFKPLVLAAALSAALPAFAATTLIRDVRVFDGQRTHEHRNVLLDGTRIADPDFRGKPRADTTLIEGEGRTLMPGLIDSHVHAYRYLDLPLLFGVTTQLDMFTGVSVMQEMTARMQRGENHDRADLFSAGTLATAPGGHGTEFGIPIPTLTRPEQAQGWVDARIAEGSAFIKIVLESGDDEHPLPSLDLPTLKALVDAAHRRGKLAVVHIATLASARAALEAGADGLVHLFVGEDIAPDDLAAFAKLARGRKAFIIPTFSVMESIAGVQEQDVLEDRSLMALLLKEQVASLKASYGQTARPEKLRAPRAVVKALRGAGVPLLAGTDAGNTGTQYGASLHHELLSMTQAGLTPSEVLAAATSVPAQAFRLPLRGRIAKGYKADLLLVEGDPTADISATRRIVEVWKDGTPVSPLRAARLKAVAEEASTQEGLALALPPEGRISLFTQQKLGSPFGMGWMPSTDTFLGGKSISTLAFVEADGQHAAEVNANVRPGFAYPWAGLAFIPGSEPMQAVDLSAAKVLRFRARGDGQDYSVSMISKGLLIPVHQPFTAGQGWTEIVMPLSAFKGVDASALTMIAFNAGPKPGDYRFQIADVRLTED; via the coding sequence ATGTTCAAACCACTGGTTCTGGCTGCCGCACTCAGCGCAGCGCTGCCCGCCTTCGCTGCCACCACGCTGATTCGCGATGTGCGCGTGTTCGACGGACAGCGCACGCACGAGCACCGCAATGTGCTGCTCGACGGCACCCGGATCGCCGACCCCGACTTCCGCGGGAAGCCGCGCGCGGATACCACCCTCATCGAAGGCGAGGGCCGCACGCTGATGCCGGGCCTGATTGACTCGCACGTGCATGCCTACCGCTATCTGGACCTGCCGCTCCTGTTCGGCGTCACCACCCAGCTCGACATGTTCACCGGCGTCTCCGTCATGCAGGAGATGACGGCGCGCATGCAGCGCGGCGAGAACCACGACCGCGCGGACCTGTTCTCCGCCGGTACGCTCGCCACGGCGCCGGGCGGCCACGGCACCGAGTTCGGTATTCCCATCCCCACGCTGACCCGTCCGGAACAAGCGCAGGGCTGGGTCGATGCCCGCATCGCCGAAGGCTCCGCCTTCATCAAGATCGTGCTGGAATCGGGCGACGACGAGCATCCGCTGCCCAGCCTTGACCTGCCCACCCTGAAGGCGCTGGTCGATGCCGCGCACCGCCGCGGCAAGCTGGCGGTGGTCCATATCGCCACGCTGGCCAGCGCGCGCGCCGCGCTGGAGGCTGGTGCCGATGGGTTGGTGCACCTCTTCGTGGGCGAAGACATTGCGCCGGACGACCTGGCGGCATTCGCGAAGTTGGCCCGTGGCCGCAAGGCCTTTATCATCCCGACCTTCAGCGTCATGGAGAGTATCGCGGGCGTGCAGGAACAGGATGTGCTGGAGGACCGCTCGCTGATGGCGCTGCTGCTGAAAGAGCAGGTGGCGTCCCTCAAGGCCAGCTATGGGCAAACCGCGCGGCCCGAGAAGCTGCGTGCGCCGCGCGCCGTGGTGAAGGCGCTGCGAGGCGCAGGCGTCCCGCTGCTGGCAGGGACCGACGCGGGCAATACAGGCACCCAGTACGGCGCCAGCCTGCACCATGAGCTGCTGTCGATGACGCAGGCAGGCCTGACGCCGTCCGAAGTGCTGGCCGCCGCAACCAGCGTGCCGGCGCAGGCCTTCCGCCTGCCCCTGCGCGGCCGCATCGCCAAAGGCTACAAGGCCGACCTGCTGCTGGTTGAGGGCGACCCCACGGCGGATATCAGCGCGACGCGCCGCATCGTCGAGGTGTGGAAGGACGGCACGCCGGTTTCACCGCTGCGCGCCGCGCGGTTGAAGGCCGTGGCGGAGGAAGCCAGCACCCAGGAGGGCCTGGCCCTGGCACTGCCGCCGGAAGGACGCATCAGCCTCTTCACGCAACAGAAGCTCGGCAGTCCCTTCGGCATGGGCTGGATGCCCTCCACCGACACCTTCCTGGGCGGCAAGTCGATTTCAACGCTGGCCTTCGTGGAGGCGGACGGCCAGCACGCAGCGGAAGTGAACGCGAACGTGCGTCCGGGCTTCGCCTACCCGTGGGCCGGCCTTGCCTTCATTCCGGGCTCGGAGCCCATGCAGGCGGTGGACCTGAGCGCGGCCAAGGTGCTCCGCTTCCGCGCGCGCGGCGACGGCCAGGACTACTCGGTGTCGATGATATCAAAGGGACTGTTGATCCCTGTCCACCAGCCATTCACGGCGGGCCAGGGATGGACTGAGATTGTGATGCCCCTGTCAGCCTTCAAGGGAGTGGATGCCAGCGCGCTCACGATGATTGCGTTCAACGCGGGCCCCAAGCCGGGCGACTATCGGTTCCAGATCGCCGACGTCCGCCTCACGGAAGACTGA
- a CDS encoding xylulokinase: MSHAGEKSILAIDLGTSAVKLAVVSVRGRILGGSSERLDLSLLPDGGAEQDPEAWWRAIIAGTRKLFASGTVRAEDIIGVNCSSQWSGTVAVDAAGKPLCPALIWMDSRGAAEVKRVASGFIPIEGYGIRRLLTWIRLSGGAPSLSGKDPVGHILYLQSAQPDVYRNTYKFLEPKDWLNLRLSGRFAASYDSITLHWVTDNRELSRVTYDERLLELTGLEREKLPDLVPAATVLGPLQPEAARALGLREDVQVVTGAPDILAAAVGSGAVRDNEPHLCVGTSSWLSCHVPYKKTDIFHQMASVPSALQGRYLLANEQESAGICLTFLKDNILYGRDTKPGEAEEDDSAEVYKLMERQAGSVPAGSDRLIFMPWLNGERSPVDDKALRGGFFNQSLKTTRAHMVRAVMEGVAYNSRWLFTYVEQFVGRRLDSLRIIGGGARSALWCQIHADVLGRTIQQVDEPVLANARGAAFQAAVALGQLTVDEIPALVPIARTYEPDPKNRVLYDELFREFVNLYKANKAIFARLNRARSA, translated from the coding sequence GTGTCCCACGCAGGTGAGAAATCCATCCTGGCCATCGACCTCGGCACCTCGGCCGTGAAGCTCGCGGTGGTGTCGGTGAGAGGGCGCATCCTCGGAGGAAGCTCGGAGCGGCTGGACCTCTCCCTGCTCCCCGACGGAGGCGCCGAGCAGGACCCCGAGGCCTGGTGGCGCGCCATCATCGCCGGCACGCGCAAGCTGTTCGCCTCCGGCACCGTCCGCGCCGAGGACATCATCGGCGTCAACTGCAGCTCCCAGTGGTCCGGCACCGTGGCCGTGGACGCGGCCGGCAAGCCCCTGTGTCCCGCCCTCATCTGGATGGACTCACGCGGCGCGGCCGAGGTGAAGCGCGTGGCCAGCGGCTTCATCCCCATCGAGGGCTACGGCATCCGGAGGCTGCTCACCTGGATTCGCCTGTCCGGTGGGGCGCCGAGCCTGTCCGGGAAGGACCCGGTGGGCCACATCCTCTACCTCCAGAGCGCGCAGCCGGACGTCTACCGGAACACGTACAAGTTCCTGGAGCCCAAGGACTGGCTCAACCTGCGGCTGAGCGGCCGCTTCGCCGCCTCGTATGACTCCATCACCCTGCACTGGGTGACGGACAACCGCGAGCTCAGCCGCGTCACCTACGACGAGCGCCTGCTGGAGCTCACCGGGCTGGAGCGCGAGAAGCTGCCGGACCTGGTGCCCGCCGCCACGGTGCTCGGCCCCCTGCAGCCCGAGGCCGCGCGTGCGCTGGGTCTGCGCGAGGACGTGCAGGTGGTGACGGGCGCGCCGGACATCCTCGCCGCGGCGGTGGGCTCGGGTGCGGTGCGTGACAACGAGCCGCACCTGTGTGTGGGCACGTCGTCGTGGCTGAGCTGCCACGTGCCGTACAAGAAGACGGACATCTTCCACCAGATGGCCTCCGTGCCCTCCGCACTGCAAGGCCGCTACCTGCTGGCCAACGAGCAGGAGTCCGCGGGCATCTGCCTCACCTTCCTCAAGGACAACATCCTCTACGGGCGCGACACGAAGCCGGGCGAGGCCGAGGAGGACGACTCGGCGGAGGTCTACAAGCTGATGGAGCGCCAGGCCGGCAGCGTACCCGCCGGCAGCGACAGGCTCATCTTCATGCCGTGGCTCAACGGCGAGCGCAGCCCGGTGGACGACAAGGCGCTGCGCGGCGGCTTCTTCAACCAGTCCCTCAAGACGACGCGGGCCCACATGGTCCGCGCGGTGATGGAGGGCGTGGCGTACAACTCGCGCTGGCTGTTCACCTACGTGGAGCAGTTCGTGGGCCGCCGGCTGGACTCGCTGCGCATCATTGGCGGCGGGGCGCGCTCGGCGCTGTGGTGCCAGATTCACGCGGACGTGCTGGGCCGCACCATCCAGCAGGTGGACGAGCCGGTGCTGGCCAATGCCCGGGGGGCCGCGTTCCAGGCCGCCGTCGCGTTGGGGCAGCTCACGGTGGACGAGATTCCCGCGCTCGTCCCCATCGCCCGCACATACGAGCCGGACCCGAAGAACCGCGTCCTCTACGACGAGCTGTTCCGCGAGTTCGTCAATCTCTACAAGGCCAACAAGGCCATCTTCGCGCGCCTCAACCGCGCCCGGAGCGCGTGA
- a CDS encoding response regulator transcription factor yields MIRVLIAEDQSLVLGALAALLKLEADLEVVGQARNGQEALALCAQLSPDIVLTDIEMPQMTGLELAAALAERRAAARVIIVTTFARSGYLRRAMAAGVRGYLLKDAPSESLAAAIRTVHSGGRAIAPELALESWGGAEDPLSERERQVLRLAGEGRSGADIAKQLSLSEGTVRNYLSEAISKLNAGNRVEAFRIAREAGWL; encoded by the coding sequence ATGATTCGTGTACTCATCGCAGAAGACCAGTCGCTGGTGCTTGGCGCGCTTGCCGCGCTGCTCAAGCTGGAAGCCGACCTCGAGGTGGTTGGACAGGCGCGCAACGGCCAGGAAGCGCTTGCCCTGTGTGCGCAGCTATCGCCGGACATCGTCCTGACCGATATCGAGATGCCCCAGATGACGGGCCTCGAGCTGGCCGCCGCGCTGGCCGAACGGCGTGCCGCCGCGCGGGTCATCATCGTGACGACCTTTGCGCGTTCCGGGTACCTGCGCCGCGCCATGGCGGCCGGTGTGCGCGGCTATCTGCTGAAGGATGCGCCGTCCGAGTCGCTGGCGGCCGCCATCCGTACGGTGCATTCGGGCGGCAGGGCCATCGCGCCGGAGCTGGCGCTGGAGAGCTGGGGCGGAGCGGAAGACCCGCTGAGCGAGCGCGAACGGCAGGTGCTGCGGCTGGCAGGCGAAGGCCGCAGCGGCGCCGATATCGCGAAGCAGCTGTCGTTGTCCGAGGGAACGGTCCGCAACTATCTTTCGGAAGCAATCAGCAAGCTCAACGCAGGCAACCGCGTGGAAGCCTTCCGTATCGCCCGCGAAGCAGGCTGGCTTTGA
- a CDS encoding nuclease A inhibitor family protein, whose product MSAEALENLRKEVEQAAEGLVFISESDSRVVFVAAPEARVEEVMPAAVVKWLSAQHDGRTDVLFQDEPLPRLAARAVEVKEADTFLHNREQILEPDEPESVEAARKWSLIREALEQNLQELRVIRFGEPHPRYDTVEGQVSIFVVGRTQDGALAGILTCAVET is encoded by the coding sequence ATGTCCGCCGAGGCGCTGGAGAATCTGCGGAAGGAAGTGGAGCAGGCGGCAGAAGGCCTCGTCTTCATCAGCGAGAGCGACTCGCGGGTCGTCTTCGTGGCCGCCCCCGAGGCCCGCGTCGAGGAGGTGATGCCGGCGGCGGTGGTGAAGTGGCTCTCAGCCCAACATGACGGGCGCACGGATGTGCTCTTCCAGGACGAGCCCCTGCCGCGACTGGCCGCGAGGGCGGTGGAGGTGAAGGAGGCGGACACGTTCCTGCACAACCGCGAGCAGATCTTGGAGCCGGATGAGCCCGAGTCGGTGGAGGCCGCGCGGAAGTGGAGCCTCATCCGCGAGGCGCTGGAGCAGAACCTTCAGGAGCTGCGGGTCATCCGTTTTGGCGAGCCCCACCCTCGCTACGACACCGTCGAGGGGCAGGTCTCCATCTTCGTCGTGGGCCGCACACAGGATGGCGCCCTGGCGGGCATCCTCACCTGCGCGGTGGAGACCTGA
- a CDS encoding sensor histidine kinase: protein MDRIRRLLAGPWVPPSVGKAPYLWLLSLNFFVWKYFYIRPSVRELAMLALTIIVFVPMYCSSFWLRNRRLAPVLLATFALGVVWAPFNFGACTFFIFASGMCARIENQRYAYGTIALILCSAALIALSVDLPLSFLLPTLAVGTPVGIASVMDATLKRKQWQLLRKQEEVEHLARIAERERISRDMHDLLGHTLSLITLKAELAGRLLERDVEASRREIKDIETNARHALAEVRNAVSGYRQTGFAHELAQARAALAAANVTLDAKVQPFTMPATAESVLSLSLREAVTNILRHADAKHCEVSVTLQDGVVVCHIRDDGRKLDSLQALEQGNGLRGMQERVASLGGQLRVEVARGLSLELRLPTGSTA from the coding sequence ATGGACAGGATACGGCGATTGCTGGCGGGTCCATGGGTGCCGCCTTCGGTAGGCAAGGCGCCGTATCTGTGGCTGCTGTCGCTGAATTTCTTCGTGTGGAAGTACTTCTACATCCGGCCATCCGTGCGGGAGCTGGCGATGCTGGCGCTGACCATCATCGTCTTCGTTCCGATGTATTGCTCCAGCTTCTGGTTGCGCAACAGGCGCCTTGCCCCCGTGCTGCTCGCAACCTTCGCGTTGGGCGTGGTCTGGGCGCCGTTCAACTTCGGCGCCTGCACCTTCTTCATCTTCGCTTCCGGCATGTGCGCGAGGATTGAAAACCAGCGCTACGCCTACGGCACGATTGCGCTGATTCTTTGCAGTGCGGCACTGATTGCGCTGTCGGTCGATTTGCCGCTCAGCTTCCTCCTGCCCACGCTGGCTGTCGGTACGCCGGTGGGCATCGCCAGCGTGATGGACGCCACCCTCAAGCGCAAGCAGTGGCAGCTGCTGCGCAAGCAGGAGGAAGTGGAACACCTGGCCCGCATCGCCGAACGTGAACGCATCTCACGCGATATGCACGACCTGCTGGGGCATACGCTGTCGCTGATTACGCTGAAGGCAGAGCTGGCAGGCCGCCTGTTGGAGCGTGATGTGGAAGCCTCCCGCCGTGAAATCAAGGACATTGAAACCAATGCACGGCATGCGCTGGCTGAAGTACGCAACGCCGTCAGCGGCTACCGCCAGACCGGCTTCGCGCACGAGCTGGCGCAGGCGCGTGCCGCACTGGCCGCCGCGAATGTGACGCTGGACGCCAAGGTCCAGCCCTTCACCATGCCCGCTACGGCGGAAAGCGTCCTGTCGCTGTCGTTGCGAGAAGCGGTCACCAATATCCTGCGCCACGCGGATGCAAAGCATTGCGAGGTCAGCGTGACACTGCAGGACGGCGTGGTGGTCTGCCACATCAGGGACGACGGAAGGAAGCTCGATTCGTTGCAGGCGCTGGAGCAGGGAAATGGCCTGCGCGGCATGCAGGAACGCGTAGCCTCGCTGGGTGGGCAGCTGCGCGTGGAAGTGGCGCGCGGGCTCTCGCTCGAGCTGCGCCTGCCCACGGGGAGTACCGCATGA
- a CDS encoding glycosyltransferase family 39 protein, which translates to MRRLFNSVRELCTRHPVALGVIATFGLSLLLRWLYLLASPDRTWPFSIFFYGDARFFHGYAVDWARERPTQATLPYHPPLFPWLLGLLYRLMGEPQGSAYPYKLVLAVLNSATVAFTWAWWRKVLGTGWSLLAAALFASSFGWLVLSTTYSNEVLYALFLSATCALMLQHRAGPTWGGAALLGLVMGLGSLTRAEHLYLWPFLLAWAWLYRGKTPLPALAARWGAAGLVCALVLAPWAVHNARVLADINARTPELEPLPELAPVTVYGPINFAMANHAGATGGFTPDSVNRLGQDGNLDVANPAQRRLLLHGYADGLSWMREHPADAARLCVAKLDRWLDGLGLGFGASNLPSGLSGNRAPVDLFVPEGAWLKWPMLLLLVAGAALSLLPPWRTYALFTAVLLHRALITLAFFGYTRGLLAVFPALVPLLLLPLVALAARRPSLAPRLPAFAAAALLLLWVEAGSLALGAPRGFMASGSTDTASGKLIQDDWVRIWPRQ; encoded by the coding sequence ATGCGCCGGCTCTTCAACAGCGTGCGGGAGCTCTGCACGCGGCACCCGGTGGCCCTGGGTGTCATCGCGACATTCGGATTGAGCCTGCTCCTGCGCTGGCTCTACCTCCTGGCGTCGCCGGACCGCACCTGGCCCTTCTCCATCTTCTTCTACGGCGACGCGCGCTTCTTCCACGGCTACGCGGTGGATTGGGCCCGGGAGCGGCCCACGCAGGCCACCCTGCCCTACCACCCGCCCCTGTTCCCCTGGCTGCTGGGCCTGCTCTACCGGCTCATGGGCGAGCCGCAGGGCAGCGCGTACCCGTACAAGCTCGTGCTCGCGGTGCTCAACTCCGCCACGGTGGCCTTCACGTGGGCATGGTGGCGCAAGGTGCTCGGCACCGGCTGGAGCCTGCTCGCCGCCGCGCTCTTCGCTTCCAGCTTCGGCTGGCTGGTGCTCTCCACCACGTACAGCAACGAGGTGCTCTACGCCCTCTTCCTCTCCGCCACCTGCGCGCTGATGCTCCAGCACCGCGCCGGGCCCACGTGGGGCGGCGCCGCGCTGCTCGGCCTCGTCATGGGGCTGGGCTCGCTGACGCGCGCCGAGCACCTCTACCTCTGGCCCTTCCTGCTCGCGTGGGCCTGGCTGTACCGGGGGAAGACGCCGCTGCCCGCGCTGGCGGCGCGCTGGGGTGCGGCCGGGCTCGTCTGCGCGCTGGTGCTGGCGCCGTGGGCCGTGCACAACGCGCGCGTGCTCGCGGACATCAACGCGCGCACGCCGGAACTGGAGCCCCTGCCGGAGCTGGCGCCCGTCACCGTCTACGGCCCCATCAACTTCGCCATGGCCAACCACGCCGGAGCCACGGGCGGCTTCACGCCGGACTCCGTCAACCGGCTGGGACAGGACGGCAACCTGGACGTGGCCAACCCCGCCCAGCGCCGCCTGCTGCTGCACGGCTATGCCGACGGGCTCTCGTGGATGCGCGAGCACCCCGCCGACGCGGCCCGACTCTGCGTGGCCAAGCTGGACCGCTGGCTGGACGGACTGGGCCTGGGCTTCGGCGCGTCCAACCTGCCCTCCGGCCTGAGCGGCAACCGCGCTCCGGTGGACCTCTTCGTCCCCGAGGGCGCGTGGCTGAAGTGGCCCATGCTGCTGCTGCTCGTCGCCGGCGCCGCGCTGTCGCTCCTGCCGCCGTGGCGCACGTACGCGCTCTTCACCGCGGTGCTCCTGCACCGGGCCCTCATCACCCTCGCCTTCTTCGGCTACACGCGCGGGCTGCTCGCCGTCTTCCCCGCGCTCGTCCCGCTGCTCCTGCTGCCGCTCGTCGCCCTCGCCGCGCGCCGGCCCTCGCTGGCCCCGCGCCTTCCCGCCTTCGCCGCCGCCGCGCTGCTGCTGTTGTGGGTGGAGGCCGGCTCACTCGCGCTCGGCGCCCCTCGCGGCTTCATGGCCAGCGGCAGCACCGACACCGCCAGCGGCAAGCTCATCCAGGACGACTGGGTGAGAATCTGGCCCCGTCAATAA
- a CDS encoding RNA polymerase sigma factor, which translates to MSTESQDPLGDAVRPAWRRFLETYEPLRPDLYRYCRQLTRSPWDAEDMVQETMARAFASLGIMTEPPRSPRAWLFRVASNLWLNRMRQTREAPAADGVEVPEPATRAEPRATREAAGTLLSQLSPQERAAVVLKDAFGLSLEETAEALSTTTGAIKAALHRGRAKLVTPEPEAPAPVVPAVLNAFCDAFNARDLERLTALLLDTATLEYPGFKIEYGAQAVRDGSFKGTLFGCPEGGYVLVEPPRCELRAHRGESIFLWWSGDEVHAVVRVELEGDRLARLRNYYHAPEVLTEVCRELDVPFRTHGYHPAASP; encoded by the coding sequence ATGAGCACTGAGTCACAAGACCCGTTGGGAGACGCCGTCAGGCCGGCCTGGCGCCGTTTTCTGGAGACCTACGAGCCACTGCGCCCGGACCTCTACCGGTACTGCCGGCAGCTGACGCGCAGCCCCTGGGATGCCGAGGACATGGTCCAGGAGACGATGGCCCGGGCGTTCGCGAGCCTCGGCATCATGACGGAGCCGCCGCGCAGCCCGCGCGCGTGGCTCTTCCGGGTCGCGAGCAACCTGTGGCTCAACCGGATGCGGCAGACGCGAGAGGCACCGGCCGCCGACGGCGTCGAGGTCCCGGAGCCGGCAACGCGCGCCGAGCCTCGCGCGACGCGCGAGGCCGCGGGCACGCTGCTCTCGCAGCTCTCGCCACAAGAGCGAGCCGCGGTCGTGCTCAAGGATGCCTTCGGGCTGTCACTCGAGGAGACGGCCGAGGCGCTCTCCACCACGACCGGAGCCATCAAGGCCGCCCTGCACAGGGGGCGGGCGAAGCTGGTGACGCCGGAACCGGAGGCGCCGGCTCCGGTGGTTCCCGCCGTCCTCAACGCGTTCTGCGACGCCTTCAACGCGCGGGACCTCGAGCGTCTCACGGCGCTCCTCCTCGATACGGCGACCCTGGAGTATCCGGGCTTCAAGATCGAGTACGGGGCCCAGGCCGTGAGGGACGGCTCGTTCAAGGGAACGCTCTTCGGCTGTCCCGAGGGCGGCTACGTGCTCGTGGAGCCGCCTCGCTGCGAGCTCCGCGCGCACCGCGGCGAGTCCATCTTCCTCTGGTGGTCGGGAGACGAAGTGCACGCCGTCGTGCGGGTCGAGCTGGAGGGCGACCGCCTCGCGCGGCTGCGCAACTACTACCACGCGCCCGAGGTCCTCACCGAGGTCTGTCGCGAGCTCGACGTCCCCTTCCGCACGCACGGCTACCACCCTGCTGCCTCGCCCTGA
- a CDS encoding alpha/beta fold hydrolase → MKTHTVNSADGTSIAFETTGKGPPLILVGGAFCDRTAPTSGTPLAALLSHRFTVFSYDRRGRGDSGDTPPHALAREVEDLAALITAAGGSAAVFGNSSGGLLALDAAARGLPISKLAIYEPPVILDAGRARSFEDLAKQLDEAAAGNRRSEAVELYFTKVMQMPAPAVTQLRKTPMWAGLEHLAHTLSYDLLITARGPSRLEQVPAVRAATLVMEGGASPGWMREAIQTLARTIPGARHQTLEGQTHAVDPRALARALEEFL, encoded by the coding sequence ATGAAGACCCACACCGTCAACTCCGCCGATGGGACGTCCATCGCGTTCGAGACCACCGGCAAGGGGCCACCGCTCATCCTGGTTGGCGGAGCGTTCTGCGACCGCACGGCGCCGACCTCGGGAACACCGCTGGCGGCCCTGCTGTCGCATCGCTTCACCGTGTTCAGCTATGACCGGCGCGGCCGTGGGGACAGCGGGGACACACCACCGCATGCGCTCGCCCGGGAAGTGGAGGACCTCGCGGCGCTCATCACCGCCGCCGGCGGTTCAGCCGCCGTGTTCGGCAACTCGTCGGGCGGCCTCCTGGCCCTCGATGCCGCGGCTCGCGGACTCCCGATTTCGAAGCTGGCCATCTATGAGCCTCCCGTCATCCTCGATGCGGGCCGGGCCCGGTCATTCGAAGACCTCGCGAAGCAGCTCGACGAGGCCGCCGCGGGGAACCGGCGTTCGGAGGCCGTCGAGCTGTACTTCACGAAGGTGATGCAGATGCCCGCGCCAGCCGTCACGCAGTTGCGCAAGACACCGATGTGGGCGGGCCTCGAGCACCTCGCTCACACGCTGAGCTACGACCTCCTCATCACGGCCCGCGGCCCCTCGCGCCTCGAGCAGGTGCCGGCCGTCCGCGCGGCGACGCTCGTCATGGAAGGGGGGGCGAGCCCGGGCTGGATGCGCGAGGCAATCCAAACCCTGGCACGGACCATTCCCGGCGCACGCCACCAGACGCTGGAGGGACAGACGCATGCCGTCGACCCCAGGGCCCTCGCCCGAGCGCTGGAAGAGTTCCTCTGA
- a CDS encoding alpha/beta fold hydrolase, whose translation MPLASPLRCHLAVLTQCLALWGLGSACASTPPMPGPAGAPVPAHPPAEARVDARAIIADARKIATREGVAELLEIPVGGTKQWISVRGRDRRNPVLLMIHGGPASPELPTSWAFQSGWEDFFTVVQWDQRGSGKTYNANDPALVGPTLSLERITEDAVEVVQYLRRRYDKEKVFVLGHSWGSLVGLGLAQRHPELLFAYVGMGQVISGQENERVSYALTLAAAEAAHNETALQELKAIAPYPEKDGSLPLEKIGIERKWSNTFGGLVHGRDDVAHFLNLAELSPDYSAADVAAIELGSQLSLPHLLPELGRFDFTQVTRFGCPLVIFAGRYDTTTPSQVPAQWLTRVSAPSKRLVWFEHSAHMMMLEEPGRVLLHLVQDVLPLAAGGSAQAPFARTETDELAASPPRGILHRLAGAGPHGL comes from the coding sequence ATGCCGCTCGCTTCGCCCCTGCGCTGCCACCTCGCCGTGCTCACGCAGTGCCTCGCGCTCTGGGGGCTCGGTAGCGCCTGCGCCTCCACTCCGCCCATGCCAGGGCCGGCCGGCGCGCCCGTCCCGGCGCATCCACCCGCCGAGGCCCGCGTCGACGCACGGGCCATCATCGCGGACGCACGGAAGATTGCCACGCGCGAGGGCGTGGCGGAGTTGCTCGAGATTCCAGTGGGAGGCACGAAGCAGTGGATTTCGGTCCGGGGGCGGGACAGGCGCAATCCCGTCCTGCTGATGATTCACGGCGGGCCCGCCTCGCCCGAGCTTCCGACGAGCTGGGCCTTCCAGAGCGGCTGGGAGGACTTCTTCACCGTGGTGCAGTGGGACCAGCGCGGCAGCGGCAAGACGTACAACGCCAATGACCCGGCCCTCGTCGGCCCCACCCTCTCGCTCGAGCGCATCACCGAGGACGCCGTGGAGGTCGTCCAGTACCTGCGGCGCCGCTACGACAAGGAGAAGGTGTTCGTCCTCGGCCACTCCTGGGGGAGCCTCGTGGGGCTGGGGCTCGCCCAGCGCCATCCCGAGCTGCTGTTCGCCTACGTGGGGATGGGGCAGGTCATCAGCGGCCAGGAGAACGAGCGCGTCAGCTACGCCCTGACGCTCGCCGCGGCCGAGGCCGCCCACAACGAGACCGCCCTGCAAGAACTGAAGGCGATTGCGCCCTACCCGGAGAAGGACGGCTCACTGCCCCTGGAGAAGATTGGCATCGAGCGCAAGTGGTCCAACACGTTCGGCGGCCTGGTGCATGGCCGTGACGACGTCGCTCACTTCCTGAACCTGGCGGAGCTGTCCCCCGACTACTCCGCGGCGGACGTGGCGGCCATCGAGCTGGGCTCACAGCTCTCGCTCCCGCACCTGCTGCCGGAGCTGGGGAGGTTCGACTTCACGCAGGTCACCCGCTTCGGCTGCCCGCTCGTCATCTTCGCGGGGCGGTACGACACGACCACGCCATCGCAAGTCCCGGCCCAATGGCTCACACGGGTGAGCGCGCCGAGCAAGCGCCTCGTCTGGTTCGAGCACTCCGCCCACATGATGATGCTGGAGGAACCCGGGCGCGTGCTCCTCCACCTCGTGCAGGACGTGCTGCCGCTGGCGGCGGGCGGCTCGGCGCAGGCTCCCTTCGCACGGACGGAAACGGACGAGCTAGCGGCCAGCCCGCCAAGAGGGATTCTCCACCGCCTTGCTGGAGCCGGTCCCCATGGGCTGTAG